The following DNA comes from Nicotiana sylvestris chromosome 10, ASM39365v2, whole genome shotgun sequence.
TCATCTTTCTCACACCCTTCACGTGTTACACATGACCATTTACACCTACACTCCTCCTGTAGTAGGCGTAGGACCTCCATTTCTGCCACTTGTTCGTGTTCCCACGCGCTTACGACCTACTTATTATGCCTTCGCTAcctccgccgctgcttcttcTCCTCATTCACTCAATTTCTCTTTTCTTCGCCGGAGATATTTTTTCCCGCCAAAATCTACCATGCCTGCCGCCGCTGCTGCTGCCGCCGATGATGAAATGAAGTTTCCTATCGAACTAATTGATGAGTTCGATTTTGATCGAATCGTCTCCTCCGATGGACTTATCTCCATTTGCGGCTTCGGTTCTCTCCTCTCAGGTTGATATATTCATATTTCCTCTAATCCTAAACAGTAAAATTTTTGGCAATTTTGATTTAGAAATTAAACATGTGATCTTTGACTAATATTTATAGAAAGTTATAATTTTATGATTTTCGATACTTTTTATGTACTTCCTGTATATTATTAATTTTCTCCGAATGTGGCTTTGGTTCTCTCCTTCAGGGTAATCATAGATTTAACTTTGATTTTGGAGAATATTTTAGTACTTGTGATTATGGCGATATTTAAACTAACGGAACTTTGATCAATATTTTAACATGTATTTTTTTCAACACTTTCACATAACAGACTTGCTATATTGATCAATATTTTAACATACTTTTTTGTGTACTTCTTGAATGGCTAAATTTAAACATGTACTTTGCTTATTTATAAATGTCTTCAGCATTTAATGTTTGTCAGCTACTTTTAATCAGCTAACCCAAAGcgagagaaaaaaagaagtgaTTTATCTCCACATAGTGGTGTATAGTGTCTCTATGGCATTTTGACCTTGTTGTGTTGTTGGTAGGACAGAGAGGAGTGCTCGGAGTACATTTCCAGATCTGATCAATTTCAGAGTGGCGAAATTGAGTGGATTTCGGAGGGTATTTGCTCATGTGGCGCCTATTTTCTTCGAGCGTGGCATTGCTAATCCTAATACCAAGGTGCCATACATTCACTAAGAATATATCTTTTATAATGTTTGGTTTTGCTCAGAAAGTGCAAAGAATAAAAGAACAAAGCAAAAAGATGGCTATTCTATAGTTATCTCTTGATATATCAATTGGATATtagaaaggagaaagaaaattaaaattaaaacagAATTGCTCCACAACAATTTTGTGTAAAAGTTACATTTTTTGCTTGGTTCTTCATAAATATTTATCAGTAGAACTTTTCCGGCTTTGAAAGGGTGAAACGAATTGGAAATCAGAAAATGGCTTTTAAGTCGTTTTTTCTGGAATTGGGAAGGAGGACAATGCTTCTGGAAATTTGGAAGGAGAGAAAACTGGAAATGAAAGAATGATATAAGCCTAGCAGACGAAGTGGAATAGTGGATTAGTCGAGGTGCGAGTAAGTTGGTTGGGACTCCAAGCTTATCAAATGACAATGAAAGAAATCCCAGCCTAATTCTCTGTTTAAATTGAGAAAGTATCAGTCCCTGGTTGTCTTTTTGTCGAAAATCTTAGCAAATTTTATCTGCATGAATGAGTTAGATTAGCTTCATCTTCGATTTTGTACATTTGTGGTATCAGGAAAACCATCATTGTGTATAAGCTATTGCTACTTCTCTAATTACTCTCACAGACTGAAGAAATTTGTTTAGGACTGACTTCTATTGTGTGGAATGTTTCTATATTTCCAGGAAATATCAAGCTTGAGTGTGGAGCCCTGTGAAGGGGAAACTCTTATGGTTACTATCTTTGAAATTCAGAGATCCGAGGTAATGTCTTAGTAATAATCCATCTTAATTTGACATGATTACTTCTGATCTCTAACTTCTTCTCTGTAAAGGCCAGATTCCAGCATTTATTGAAAGGGAGCACGAATTCCGGTTTTTAGCTGTGAGACCTTCGATAATCCTTCCTTCTCTTTCCTTTCTCTAACTATATAAATCGAAGTGTAACTTCAATTCAAGTAATTAATATCAGTATCCCTTTTTGTTTAGGTTATCCCAGAAACATTAAATGGATTGTTTTACATCAACCCATCAGTAAGTACTAAGCACCCTGAGACTGCTTATCCTTTTCTACCTCTATTGGACCAATAATTTGTATTCCTGATCCAATTCTTTGTATTATCTCTTAATGCAGATAATTTGTGCCCGTTATAGTGATGAGGAGTATCTGAAAACTAGATGCAAAGGTAGTTTTCCTATCATTAGGAATGGTAGTGAGTCACTGATACAAAGATGTCCAGAATTGAGAAGGATGAAATTTTTTGATTCTTCAACATGAGTATGCGCAACATGGGATATTTGCACACTGTTTGCGAGTCTTAACTGCTGTAATTTTGCATACCTCCTTATCTAGGTTACAACCTCATGGGTGAATTTTTACAATATAACATGTCATAAGTATGACATGATGAGATAAGAGTGTAGTCACTTAAAATTTTGTGGTTAGATAGGTAGATGCATCTTATTGTAATGCTTGTTAGTTTGAGAATTTATctgtattttattttcttattaaaatatatttattttgttCTGAAACAAAAGGATAAGCTGACCCTAACTTGTTTGGAACTAAGGTTGTGAAACTAAAGGAAAAGCCAACTTTGTCATATGGTAGAGTGTGTACCAAAGAGCTATCTTGCTGACACTAATGATAAGAAAATGGGAAATGCTTCCTCCAGATTGGAGAATTAGCTGCCAGTTCTGGAATTGATGATTCAATCTTATGTTTATCTTTGTAGGGCAATTTTGTTTCTCTCTCCTAAGTTGCTAGTGTCCTATCTAAGGCTTCTTTTTAGATGTTGCAGTTTGATGTGTTATCTCTTATTTTATCATTAGGTGATAAAGGAATCTTCTTCCAGCAGTATGGACGGTATAATATTGACAAGATTTGGAGGGACGATATATTACCTTGCCGTGTCTATCTCCGCCATTGGTTAGTTCTATCCAGTTCTTGTTAGTGCAAACCACGTTCTTATTCGAAACTTGCTTCCTTAAAACTTTAACTCTGAGATTATTTGGATTTCATTCCATGATTGGACAGAATTGTTCTTTTTTCTTGATGGCACTACCTAACATTAACTTTGCTTTTTGCTTAGATTGAAACTTATACCTTATACTTGTAAACCTTTAACTGATTGTTTGTCAAGATTTATTTCAAACCTAACACAAGAAGTAAAATGACCATCCTAGTTTAATAAATGATTTAAGATTCCCATT
Coding sequences within:
- the LOC104224538 gene encoding uncharacterized protein encodes the protein MTIYTYTPPVVGVGPPFLPLVRVPTRLRPTYYAFATSAAASSPHSLNFSFLRRRYFFPPKSTMPAAAAAAADDEMKFPIELIDEFDFDRIVSSDGLISICGFGSLLSERSARSTFPDLINFRVAKLSGFRRVFAHVAPIFFERGIANPNTKEISSLSVEPCEGETLMVTIFEIQRSEIPAFIEREHEFRFLAVIPETLNGLFYINPSIICARYSDEEYLKTRCKGDKGIFFQQYGRYNIDKIWRDDILPCRVYLRHCVLAAQNLGDIAYNNFLDHTFLGDRRTTIREYLATTGSGIMEEEPPELLKYRYGG